A window of uncultured Litoreibacter sp. contains these coding sequences:
- a CDS encoding carnitinyl-CoA dehydratase, with protein MTNPIQTHRDGPVLLVTLDRPKANAIDLATSKIMGDVFADFRDDPDLRVAIITGGGDKFFCPGWDLKAAADGDAVDGDYGVGGFGGLQELPNLNKPVIAAVNGIACGGGLELALSADIILAADHASFALPEIKSGTVADAASIKLPKRIPHHIAMELLFTGRWFDVEEAHKWGLVNEIVPQAQLLDRAWEMARLLASGPPLVYAAIKEIVRHAEDHNFQDTMDQITGRKFKTVDTLYSSEDQLEGAKAFAEKRDPVWKGR; from the coding sequence ATGACCAACCCCATTCAAACCCACCGGGATGGCCCCGTTCTGCTGGTCACGCTGGACCGCCCCAAGGCCAATGCAATCGATCTGGCGACCTCCAAAATCATGGGTGACGTGTTCGCCGATTTCCGCGACGACCCCGACCTGCGCGTCGCCATCATCACCGGCGGCGGGGACAAGTTTTTCTGCCCCGGTTGGGACCTTAAGGCCGCCGCCGACGGCGATGCGGTCGATGGGGACTACGGGGTTGGCGGATTCGGCGGGCTGCAAGAGCTGCCAAACCTGAACAAGCCGGTCATCGCCGCTGTCAACGGCATCGCATGTGGCGGCGGGCTGGAACTGGCGCTCAGCGCCGATATCATTCTGGCCGCCGACCACGCCAGCTTTGCCTTGCCCGAAATCAAGTCAGGCACAGTCGCTGACGCCGCGTCGATCAAGCTGCCCAAACGCATCCCGCATCACATCGCGATGGAGCTGCTTTTCACCGGCCGTTGGTTCGACGTGGAGGAGGCGCATAAATGGGGCCTGGTTAACGAGATCGTCCCTCAAGCACAGCTGCTCGACCGCGCGTGGGAGATGGCGCGTCTGCTCGCCTCCGGCCCGCCGCTGGTTTATGCCGCGATCAAGGAAATCGTGCGCCACGCCGAGGACCACAATTTTCAGGACACGATGGACCAGATCACCGGGCGCAAGTTCAAGACTGTTGATACGCTCTATTCCAGCGAGGATCAGCTTGAAGGCGCCAAGGCCTTCGCCGAGAAGCGCGACCCCGTTTGGAAGGGCCGCTAA
- a CDS encoding phosphoserine transaminase, with protein sequence MATTAPVTRPANPRFSSGPCAKPPTFELNKLADAPLGRSHRAAPGKAKLKEAIDLTREILQVPDDYLIGIVPASDTGAYEMAMWNLLGERPVEMLAWESFGSGWVTDVVKQLKLDAEVKTAEYGEIVDLATVDFDKDVCFTWNGTTSGVRVPSKDLIPADRDGLTLCDATSAAFAMDLPWDRLDVTTFSWQKVLGGEAAHGVLILSPRAVARLESYTPAWPLPKIFRLTKGGKLIDGIFTGATINTPSMLCVEDYIFALNWAKSVGGLKGLIARADANAKAVNDFADQTDWLANLAVDPATRSNTSVCLKFTDARITDSAAFAKAVAKRLDEAGVAFDIGAYRDAPAGLRIWCGATVETADIEALMPWIEHAVELEIAAQSQAA encoded by the coding sequence ATGGCTACTACTGCTCCGGTCACGCGGCCGGCTAATCCGCGTTTTTCGTCTGGCCCCTGTGCCAAACCCCCCACATTCGAATTGAACAAACTTGCAGACGCGCCCCTTGGCCGTTCGCACCGCGCGGCCCCCGGCAAGGCGAAGCTGAAAGAAGCGATCGACCTGACCCGCGAGATCCTGCAAGTCCCCGACGACTACCTGATCGGCATCGTGCCCGCATCCGACACTGGTGCCTACGAAATGGCGATGTGGAACCTGCTGGGCGAACGCCCGGTGGAAATGCTGGCATGGGAAAGCTTCGGCTCTGGCTGGGTCACCGATGTGGTCAAACAGCTGAAACTGGACGCCGAAGTGAAAACTGCCGAATACGGCGAGATCGTCGACCTTGCCACCGTCGATTTCGACAAAGACGTCTGCTTCACCTGGAACGGCACCACCTCTGGTGTGCGAGTGCCATCCAAGGACTTGATCCCCGCCGACCGTGACGGATTGACGCTCTGTGACGCCACCTCCGCCGCCTTCGCGATGGACCTGCCATGGGACCGTTTGGACGTCACCACATTCAGCTGGCAGAAAGTGCTGGGCGGGGAGGCCGCACATGGCGTGCTGATCCTCAGCCCGCGCGCCGTCGCGCGCCTGGAAAGCTACACCCCCGCATGGCCGCTGCCCAAAATCTTCCGCCTGACGAAGGGTGGTAAATTGATCGACGGCATCTTTACCGGGGCCACGATCAACACGCCGTCGATGCTCTGTGTCGAGGATTATATCTTCGCGCTGAACTGGGCCAAATCGGTCGGTGGCTTGAAGGGCCTCATCGCCCGCGCTGATGCGAATGCGAAAGCGGTGAACGACTTTGCCGATCAGACCGACTGGCTCGCCAATCTTGCAGTTGATCCGGCGACGCGGTCGAACACGTCTGTCTGCCTGAAATTCACCGACGCGCGGATTACTGATAGCGCAGCTTTTGCCAAAGCGGTTGCCAAACGGCTGGACGAGGCGGGCGTTGCTTTTGATATCGGTGCCTACCGCGATGCCCCCGCTGGTCTCAGGATCTGGTGCGGTGCGACGGTCGAAACTGCGGATATCGAGGCGCTGATGCCCTGGATCGAACATGCAGTCGAGCTTGAAATCGCAGCCCAAAGCCAAGCCGCCTGA
- a CDS encoding AMP nucleosidase translates to MIKSDADLPVETVETPAAEFFSDPEKAVDRLCELYMSATGFLTAKFGAALAGATPTARYRAFYPEIRLTTTTFAQVDSRLSFGHVASPGTYSATITRPDLYRSYLKQQIRLLIEHHGVEVKIGASDTPMPVHFAAAADPDLTVPQDGAMSFTLRDVFDVPDLSTTNDDIVNGHSMTHPDGSNHLSGFTAQRIDYSLARLAHYTATDPEHFQNHVLFTNYQFYVEEFEGYARQMLADPDSGYTAFVSTGNHVLTDHDGPIPVTEKMPQMPTYHLKKADGSGITLVNIGVGPSNAKTATDHIAVLRPHAWLMVGHCAGLRNSQSLGDFVLAHAYLREDHVLDDDLPVWVPIPALAEVQIALEDAVEEVTELEGYDLKRIMRTGTVATIDNRNWELRDQSGPVHRLSQSRAIALDMESATIAANGFRFRVPYGTLLCVSDKPLHGELKLPGMASEFYKTQVARHLLIGIRAMERLSEMPLERLHSRKLRSFEETAFL, encoded by the coding sequence ATGATTAAATCTGACGCCGACCTGCCCGTAGAAACCGTCGAAACACCCGCTGCGGAATTCTTTTCCGACCCTGAAAAGGCGGTCGACCGGCTTTGCGAGTTGTATATGTCGGCGACAGGGTTCCTGACGGCCAAGTTTGGGGCTGCACTTGCCGGCGCTACGCCTACCGCACGCTACCGTGCTTTCTATCCGGAAATCCGGCTGACCACGACGACCTTTGCGCAGGTTGATAGCAGGCTGAGTTTTGGGCATGTCGCGTCTCCGGGAACTTATTCTGCAACCATCACCCGACCCGATCTTTACCGCAGCTATCTCAAGCAGCAGATCCGGCTGTTGATCGAGCACCATGGGGTTGAAGTGAAGATTGGCGCATCCGATACGCCTATGCCGGTGCATTTTGCCGCCGCTGCCGACCCCGATCTGACCGTGCCGCAAGACGGCGCTATGTCGTTCACGTTGCGTGACGTGTTTGACGTGCCGGACCTGTCCACGACCAATGATGACATCGTGAATGGGCACAGCATGACCCACCCCGATGGCAGCAACCATTTGTCGGGGTTCACGGCGCAGCGGATCGACTATTCGCTGGCGCGGCTGGCGCATTACACGGCGACCGACCCGGAGCATTTTCAGAACCATGTGCTGTTCACCAACTACCAGTTCTACGTTGAGGAATTCGAGGGCTACGCGCGCCAGATGCTTGCTGATCCGGACAGTGGCTACACGGCCTTTGTGAGCACCGGTAACCACGTGCTGACCGACCATGACGGTCCAATTCCCGTGACCGAAAAGATGCCGCAGATGCCAACCTATCACTTGAAGAAAGCCGATGGGTCCGGGATCACGCTAGTCAACATTGGCGTTGGTCCATCCAACGCCAAAACGGCCACCGACCATATTGCGGTGTTGCGGCCGCACGCGTGGTTGATGGTGGGGCACTGCGCGGGGTTGCGGAACTCGCAATCGCTTGGTGATTTTGTCCTCGCCCATGCCTATCTGCGCGAAGACCATGTGCTGGATGACGACCTGCCCGTTTGGGTGCCCATCCCCGCGCTGGCCGAGGTGCAGATTGCTTTGGAGGACGCGGTTGAGGAAGTGACCGAGCTGGAAGGCTACGACCTGAAGCGGATCATGCGGACGGGTACTGTCGCGACCATTGATAACCGCAACTGGGAATTACGCGACCAGTCGGGGCCGGTGCACCGGTTGAGCCAGTCCCGCGCCATTGCGCTTGACATGGAGAGCGCCACGATCGCGGCCAATGGATTCCGGTTCCGCGTGCCCTACGGGACATTGTTGTGCGTCTCCGACAAGCCGCTGCATGGCGAATTGAAGCTGCCGGGCATGGCCTCAGAATTCTACAAAACGCAGGTTGCGCGACACCTCTTGATCGGAATTAGGGCTATGGAACGGCTGTCAGAGATGCCGTTGGAGCGGCTACATTCGCGGAAATTGCGCAGTTTTGAGGAAACAGCCTTCCTCTAA
- a CDS encoding acetate--CoA ligase family protein, which produces MQPLLRLFNPKSIAVIGGGAWGEAVLHQAQKFGYVGTLYAIHPSKPEVAGVKAWTGAHLLPEAPDAAFVGINREATVGAVERLRKKGTGGAVCFASGFAEATAEDASGADAQQRLLRAAGDMPILGPNCYGFINALDRVAIWPDQHGLVPVDSGVAILTQSSNISINLTMQMRGLPIGYMVTCGNQAQLSQAHIAEALLDDPRVTAIGLHIEGFSDLPAWERFAAKAHAAKKPVVALKVGASEQARTATVSHTASLAGQDSGAQAFLDRLGIVRSPDLSSFLETLKLLHMTGPLASRNIASISCSGGEASLAADIGKAKAVRFPPLNDRQKTDLRAALGPKVALANPLDYHTYIWRDEDAMTAAWSAIVDPALALTMIVVDFPRADRCDSADWDCAINAALRVKADTGANIAMVASLPELMPEEVAHRLSAGGVVPMNGLPAALQAMADAQRKAPSAAALLQPGPDRDAVLLSEADGKRALWSYGLAIPGGTLLRDRTDLSNVTDLRFPVVAKVQGLAHKTGAAGIALDLQSVQDIADALPRLAEGAVLIEEMVTDVVAELLIGVVRDPAHGFLLTIGAGGTLAELWDDTASLLIPASDDDIAAALDTLRIAPLLSGYRGKPPIDRKALLDAINAVQAYVTDHADTLAEIEVNPLLCTPTDAIAADALIRKAP; this is translated from the coding sequence ATGCAGCCGCTGCTCCGCTTGTTCAACCCAAAATCCATCGCGGTCATTGGCGGCGGGGCATGGGGTGAAGCCGTTCTGCATCAAGCGCAGAAGTTTGGCTATGTCGGCACACTCTACGCAATCCACCCCAGCAAACCCGAGGTGGCTGGGGTTAAGGCTTGGACAGGCGCGCATTTGTTGCCCGAAGCACCAGATGCCGCCTTTGTCGGTATCAATCGTGAAGCAACGGTCGGAGCCGTCGAACGATTGCGAAAGAAGGGCACAGGGGGTGCCGTCTGCTTTGCTTCAGGATTTGCGGAGGCAACCGCCGAAGACGCCAGCGGCGCAGACGCACAACAGCGATTGTTGCGCGCCGCCGGTGATATGCCGATCCTGGGGCCCAATTGTTACGGCTTCATTAATGCGCTTGATCGTGTCGCGATATGGCCGGATCAGCACGGTCTGGTTCCGGTGGACAGCGGCGTCGCCATCCTGACGCAGTCGTCCAACATATCGATCAATCTCACGATGCAGATGCGCGGTCTTCCCATTGGGTACATGGTGACGTGTGGCAACCAAGCGCAGCTTAGCCAAGCCCATATTGCGGAAGCGCTTTTGGACGATCCGCGCGTCACCGCTATTGGCCTGCACATTGAAGGGTTTTCCGACCTGCCCGCGTGGGAGCGGTTTGCCGCAAAGGCCCATGCAGCGAAAAAACCTGTGGTCGCCCTGAAGGTCGGCGCGTCCGAACAAGCCCGCACCGCCACCGTGTCCCACACCGCGTCCCTGGCGGGGCAAGACAGCGGCGCGCAGGCCTTTTTGGATCGGCTGGGTATCGTGCGCAGTCCGGACCTTTCCAGCTTTCTTGAGACATTGAAGCTGTTGCACATGACCGGCCCATTGGCGTCCCGCAACATAGCGTCAATCAGCTGTTCGGGCGGGGAAGCCTCGCTTGCCGCCGATATCGGAAAGGCAAAGGCGGTTCGCTTCCCGCCACTAAACGACCGACAGAAAACGGACCTGCGCGCCGCACTTGGGCCTAAAGTGGCGTTGGCCAACCCGCTCGATTACCACACCTATATCTGGCGCGACGAGGACGCGATGACGGCCGCCTGGTCGGCAATCGTTGACCCCGCTCTGGCGCTGACAATGATTGTTGTGGATTTCCCACGCGCCGACCGATGTGACTCAGCGGATTGGGATTGCGCCATCAACGCCGCGCTGCGCGTCAAGGCGGATACCGGGGCCAACATTGCGATGGTGGCCTCCCTGCCAGAACTGATGCCGGAAGAGGTCGCCCACAGACTAAGCGCGGGCGGCGTTGTGCCGATGAACGGTTTGCCTGCGGCTTTGCAGGCCATGGCGGACGCACAGCGCAAGGCACCGTCTGCCGCAGCGTTGCTTCAGCCTGGCCCGGACCGTGACGCGGTTTTGCTCAGCGAAGCCGACGGCAAACGGGCGCTCTGGTCCTATGGCCTCGCAATCCCAGGTGGCACTTTGCTGCGCGACCGCACCGACCTGTCCAACGTGACAGATTTGCGCTTTCCGGTCGTCGCCAAGGTGCAAGGGCTCGCCCACAAAACCGGGGCGGCGGGCATCGCGCTTGACCTGCAATCCGTACAGGACATTGCCGACGCATTGCCAAGACTGGCAGAGGGCGCAGTCCTGATCGAAGAGATGGTGACCGATGTGGTTGCGGAACTGCTTATCGGCGTCGTGCGCGACCCCGCCCATGGCTTCCTGCTAACGATCGGCGCGGGGGGCACTTTGGCGGAGCTTTGGGACGACACCGCCTCCCTGCTCATCCCCGCCAGCGATGATGATATTGCGGCGGCGCTCGACACCTTGCGCATTGCGCCATTGCTGTCGGGTTACCGTGGCAAACCGCCGATCGACCGTAAAGCGTTGCTTGACGCAATCAACGCGGTGCAGGCTTATGTGACCGACCATGCCGACACCTTGGCTGAGATTGAGGTGAACCCGCTCCTCTGCACCCCAACCGACGCCATTGCTGCGGATGCCCTGATTAGGAAAGCCCCATGA
- a CDS encoding acyl-CoA dehydrogenase family protein: MQYGLNEEQEMIVSTVRSFVEKEIYPHEDLVERTGEVPAEIAQDIKQKTLDLGFYACNFPEEVGCAGLSHLDFALVERELGRGSMALNHFFGRPQNILMACEGDQRERYLMPAVRGEKMDALAMTEPGAGSDVRGMKCNAVRDGGDWVVNGTKHFISGAEHADFIIVFIATGEDDTPRGPKKRITTFLVDRGTPGFTIRDGYKSVSHRGYKNMILEFDDCRLPDAQVLGQVDGGFAVMNEWLYATRITVAAMSVGRARRVFDYALNYAAEREQFGQPIGKFQGVGFQIADMITEIDAADLLTLAAADRLDKSMSSNREIASAKLYATEMLARVTDAAIQIHGGMGLMDDYPLERFWRDARVERIWDGTSEIQRHIIARDLLRPLGA, translated from the coding sequence ATGCAATACGGCCTGAACGAAGAGCAGGAGATGATCGTCTCCACCGTGCGCAGCTTTGTCGAAAAAGAGATCTATCCGCACGAGGATCTGGTCGAACGCACAGGCGAGGTCCCCGCCGAAATCGCGCAAGACATCAAGCAAAAGACCCTCGATCTGGGCTTTTACGCCTGCAACTTCCCAGAGGAAGTCGGTTGCGCGGGCCTGTCCCATTTGGATTTCGCATTGGTCGAACGCGAGCTTGGACGCGGGTCGATGGCGTTGAACCATTTTTTCGGTAGACCTCAGAACATCTTGATGGCGTGCGAGGGGGATCAAAGAGAGCGCTACCTTATGCCTGCAGTGCGCGGCGAAAAAATGGACGCGCTCGCGATGACCGAACCCGGCGCGGGCTCCGATGTGCGCGGCATGAAATGCAACGCAGTGCGCGACGGGGGCGATTGGGTGGTGAACGGCACCAAACACTTCATCTCCGGTGCTGAACACGCTGATTTCATCATCGTCTTTATCGCGACCGGCGAGGACGACACCCCGCGCGGCCCCAAAAAACGCATCACCACGTTCCTCGTGGATCGCGGCACACCCGGCTTCACCATCCGCGACGGATACAAATCGGTGTCGCATCGCGGCTACAAGAACATGATCCTGGAATTCGACGACTGCCGCCTGCCCGACGCGCAGGTTTTGGGGCAGGTTGATGGCGGTTTCGCCGTGATGAATGAATGGCTCTACGCCACCCGTATCACCGTCGCCGCCATGTCCGTAGGGCGCGCGCGCCGGGTCTTCGACTACGCGCTGAACTACGCCGCCGAGCGGGAACAATTCGGCCAACCTATCGGCAAGTTCCAGGGTGTCGGATTCCAAATCGCCGATATGATCACCGAAATTGATGCCGCTGACCTGCTAACGTTGGCAGCCGCAGACCGGCTGGACAAATCCATGTCGTCAAACCGCGAAATCGCCTCGGCCAAACTCTATGCCACGGAAATGCTGGCCCGCGTCACCGACGCCGCGATCCAAATTCACGGCGGCATGGGTTTGATGGATGACTATCCGCTGGAACGATTCTGGCGCGATGCCCGGGTTGAACGCATCTGGGACGGCACTTCAGAAATTCAGCGCCACATCATCGCCCGGGACCTCTTGCGTCCACTCGGCGCTTAA
- a CDS encoding class II aldolase and adducin N-terminal domain-containing protein — protein sequence MDGTRNNIEHWQERVDLAAAFRWTVKLNMHEGVSNHFSLAINDDGTKFLMNPNQMHFSRIKASDMLVIDANDPATLEGPNAPDPTAWGLHGGLHRHCPHARCAMHVHSVHATVLACMKDKILPPLEQNAAMFYDRQVVDDNYGGLAFEEEGERCAQLFDDPKKKVMIMGNHGIMVIGDTVAETFNRMYFFERACEVYIRALQTGQPLSILPDEIAAKTADEIENYPEQDIRHLAELKALLDEEGSNYAE from the coding sequence ATGGACGGCACACGCAACAATATCGAACACTGGCAGGAGCGCGTCGATCTGGCCGCCGCCTTCCGCTGGACCGTGAAGCTGAACATGCATGAAGGCGTGTCCAACCACTTTTCCCTCGCCATCAATGACGACGGCACCAAGTTCCTGATGAACCCCAACCAGATGCATTTCAGCCGCATCAAGGCGTCCGACATGCTGGTCATCGACGCCAACGACCCCGCAACTCTGGAAGGCCCAAACGCCCCCGATCCGACCGCTTGGGGCCTGCATGGTGGGCTACATCGCCACTGCCCACATGCGCGCTGCGCCATGCATGTGCATTCCGTGCACGCCACGGTGCTGGCCTGTATGAAGGACAAGATCCTCCCCCCGCTGGAGCAAAACGCCGCCATGTTCTACGACCGCCAGGTGGTTGACGACAATTACGGCGGGCTGGCGTTTGAGGAGGAAGGCGAACGCTGCGCGCAGCTGTTTGATGACCCCAAGAAGAAGGTCATGATTATGGGCAACCACGGCATTATGGTCATTGGGGACACCGTCGCGGAAACCTTCAACCGCATGTATTTCTTCGAACGCGCCTGCGAGGTCTATATTCGCGCGCTGCAAACCGGCCAGCCGCTGTCGATCCTGCCCGACGAGATTGCCGCCAAGACAGCCGACGAGATCGAAAACTACCCTGAACAAGATATCCGGCATCTGGCAGAGCTGAAGGCACTGCTGGATGAAGAAGGCTCTAACTACGCTGAGTAG
- a CDS encoding adenine deaminase, translated as MEQTSLKTWAECAARLVAVAAGREAADTVIRGGIWVNVHTRETLEGHDLAIADGRFAYCGPDASHCIGPDTEIVEAQGRYMIPGLCDGHMHIESGMLTPAEFAAAVIPHGTTTMFTDPHEIANVLGLPGVRLMHDEGLIQPISIFTQMPSCAPSAPGLETTGYEIGPDDVAEAMSWPGIIGLGEMMNFPGVVNGSQQMLAEIAQTQKAGKTVGGHYASPDLGPNFHAYAAGGPADDHEGTCEADAIARVRQGMRSMMRLGSAWYDVETQITAVTKKGLDPRGFILCTDDCHSGTLVNDGHMNRVVRHAIACGCDPVIALQMATINTATHFGLERELGSIAPGRRADVILTSDLETLPIEWVMAQGKVVAEGGTITTECPHLDWPTDARQTVRLGKALDAADFEIHAPIQAEQLTANVIGVVENQAPTKALKREVQVELGLISAQGGIAQIALVERHRATGDVVNALVEGFGYTGEMAMASTVAHDSHHMIVIGTSREMMAKAANRLGEVGGGVTVWKDDAELALVELPIAGLMSDSPAKDVAAKADQMVAAMQACGCTLNNAYMQHSLLALVVIPELRISDLGLVDVTKFEMTELFEDTE; from the coding sequence ATGGAACAGACCTCATTAAAAACTTGGGCGGAATGTGCGGCGCGGCTGGTGGCTGTGGCGGCAGGACGCGAAGCGGCGGACACGGTTATTCGTGGTGGCATTTGGGTGAATGTGCACACCCGTGAGACGCTGGAAGGCCATGATCTGGCGATTGCCGACGGGCGGTTCGCCTATTGTGGGCCAGACGCCTCTCATTGCATTGGACCTGATACCGAGATCGTTGAGGCGCAGGGGCGCTACATGATCCCCGGGCTTTGCGACGGGCATATGCATATTGAAAGCGGGATGCTGACGCCTGCCGAATTTGCCGCCGCGGTGATCCCGCATGGCACGACGACAATGTTCACCGACCCGCATGAGATTGCGAATGTTTTGGGCCTGCCCGGTGTACGGCTGATGCATGATGAGGGTCTAATCCAGCCCATTTCTATCTTTACTCAGATGCCAAGCTGCGCGCCGTCCGCCCCGGGGTTGGAGACGACCGGCTATGAGATTGGGCCGGATGACGTGGCGGAGGCCATGTCCTGGCCGGGGATCATAGGCTTGGGGGAGATGATGAATTTCCCCGGAGTTGTGAACGGCAGCCAGCAGATGCTGGCGGAGATTGCGCAGACGCAGAAGGCGGGCAAGACGGTGGGTGGGCATTATGCCTCGCCCGATCTTGGCCCAAACTTTCATGCCTATGCGGCAGGTGGGCCGGCGGATGATCACGAAGGCACATGCGAGGCGGACGCGATTGCGCGGGTGCGGCAGGGGATGCGGTCGATGATGCGCCTAGGCTCCGCCTGGTATGATGTGGAAACGCAGATCACTGCGGTGACCAAAAAGGGGTTGGACCCACGCGGTTTCATCCTGTGCACGGATGACTGCCATTCCGGCACGTTGGTCAATGACGGGCATATGAACCGGGTGGTGCGCCACGCGATTGCGTGCGGATGTGACCCGGTGATTGCGCTGCAGATGGCCACAATCAATACGGCGACGCATTTCGGGTTGGAGCGGGAGCTGGGGTCCATTGCCCCGGGCCGCCGCGCGGATGTGATTCTAACGTCTGACCTTGAGACACTGCCGATTGAATGGGTGATGGCGCAGGGCAAGGTGGTGGCCGAGGGCGGTACGATCACGACGGAATGCCCGCATTTGGATTGGCCCACTGACGCCCGGCAGACAGTGAGACTGGGCAAGGCACTAGATGCGGCAGACTTTGAGATACATGCCCCAATACAGGCTGAACAACTGACCGCCAATGTGATTGGCGTGGTCGAAAATCAAGCGCCTACAAAAGCGTTGAAGCGTGAAGTTCAGGTGGAACTGGGACTAATCTCAGCACAAGGTGGCATCGCGCAAATTGCGCTTGTCGAACGGCATCGCGCCACAGGCGACGTGGTCAACGCGTTGGTCGAGGGCTTCGGCTATACAGGCGAGATGGCCATGGCCTCCACCGTGGCGCATGACAGTCACCATATGATCGTGATCGGAACGTCGCGCGAGATGATGGCCAAGGCGGCCAACCGTTTGGGCGAGGTCGGCGGCGGCGTCACCGTCTGGAAGGATGACGCGGAACTGGCACTGGTGGAACTGCCGATTGCGGGCCTGATGAGCGACAGCCCTGCCAAAGACGTGGCCGCGAAGGCCGACCAAATGGTCGCGGCCATGCAGGCCTGCGGCTGCACATTGAACAACGCCTATATGCAGCACTCGCTGCTGGCATTGGTTGTCATCCCGGAGTTACGGATCTCTGATCTGGGTCTGGTGGATGTGACCAAATTTGAAATGACAGAACTGTTTGAGGACACTGAATGA
- a CDS encoding methyltransferase domain-containing protein, with protein MTKPDLDGAYALETPEDSLKLYSDWAETYDDSFAAASGYQLPEAVAETFARADGKGPVLDVGAGTGLVGVALNALGVAPIDGTDISSAMLAEAAMKDCYENLFEGDLTGVLDVEDGTYQGVVSAGTFTHGHVGPEAFDELLRVSAPGALFALTINAEHFEARGFATKFDALSNQVQGLFLHETIIYDGTRDDGHAEDKAVIAVFKKA; from the coding sequence GTGACCAAGCCGGATTTGGATGGCGCGTATGCGCTTGAGACGCCTGAAGACTCGCTGAAGCTGTATTCGGACTGGGCGGAAACCTACGATGACAGTTTCGCGGCAGCGTCCGGTTATCAATTGCCGGAGGCTGTGGCGGAGACGTTCGCGCGCGCGGATGGCAAAGGCCCCGTGTTGGATGTGGGCGCTGGGACCGGCTTGGTGGGCGTCGCGCTGAACGCGCTGGGGGTCGCGCCGATTGACGGCACCGACATTTCATCTGCCATGCTGGCGGAGGCTGCGATGAAGGACTGTTATGAGAACCTGTTTGAAGGCGATCTGACAGGAGTCTTGGACGTAGAAGACGGGACCTATCAAGGCGTCGTCAGCGCCGGCACGTTCACCCACGGCCATGTCGGGCCGGAGGCGTTTGACGAGTTGCTGCGGGTATCAGCACCGGGCGCGTTGTTCGCCCTGACCATCAATGCAGAACATTTCGAGGCGCGCGGCTTTGCGACCAAGTTCGATGCCTTGTCCAATCAGGTACAGGGTCTATTCCTGCATGAAACGATCATTTATGACGGCACTCGCGATGATGGCCATGCTGAAGACAAAGCCGTGATCGCGGTGTTCAAGAAGGCTTAG
- the serB gene encoding phosphoserine phosphatase SerB, whose translation MFVASLLTNPETPVLEPALIESLRNAWGGGDAVWLMPDVAAEFGLASVPDNLDSVWADLQELKVDVLVHPSTGRKKRLLLADMDSTMIQQECIDELADYAGVGAQVAGITARAMNGEIEFEGALRERVGLLKGLDQAVLESVLAERITYMPGGKTLLATMKASGGYAALVSGGFTAFTGPVAEHLGFDEHRSNQFVITGEALTGDVIPPIFGKEAKVEALDDLTAKLGLTDDEVLAVGDGANDLGMLTRAGMGVALHAKPSVQAQADFRVNHGDLTALLFLQGYSAEEFVS comes from the coding sequence ATGTTTGTGGCCTCGCTGTTAACCAACCCTGAGACGCCAGTGCTGGAGCCCGCGCTGATCGAGTCGCTGCGCAACGCGTGGGGCGGCGGTGATGCGGTTTGGCTGATGCCGGACGTGGCGGCGGAGTTTGGGTTGGCGAGTGTTCCGGACAATTTAGACAGCGTGTGGGCGGACCTGCAGGAGTTGAAAGTAGATGTGTTGGTGCATCCTTCGACGGGCCGCAAGAAGCGGCTTCTGCTGGCGGATATGGACAGCACGATGATCCAGCAGGAATGCATTGACGAATTGGCTGATTATGCCGGCGTTGGTGCGCAGGTCGCGGGGATTACTGCCCGCGCGATGAACGGCGAGATAGAATTTGAAGGGGCTTTGCGGGAACGCGTTGGGTTGCTGAAAGGGCTAGATCAGGCTGTGTTAGAGTCGGTATTGGCTGAACGCATCACCTACATGCCCGGTGGCAAAACACTGCTGGCAACGATGAAAGCGTCGGGCGGCTATGCAGCATTGGTTTCAGGCGGGTTCACCGCGTTTACGGGCCCCGTTGCGGAGCATCTTGGGTTTGATGAGCATCGCTCTAACCAATTTGTGATCACAGGCGAAGCTTTAACCGGCGACGTGATCCCGCCCATATTTGGCAAGGAAGCCAAGGTGGAGGCGCTGGACGACCTGACCGCCAAGCTGGGCCTGACCGATGACGAGGTGCTCGCTGTGGGTGACGGCGCCAATGATCTGGGCATGCTGACCCGCGCGGGAATGGGTGTGGCGCTGCATGCGAAGCCTTCTGTGCAGGCGCAGGCTGATTTTCGTGTTAACCATGGCGACCTGACCGCTTTGCTGTTCCTGCAAGGCTATAGCGCGGAGGAGTTTGTGTCGTGA